A single window of Chloracidobacterium thermophilum B DNA harbors:
- the ftsZ gene encoding cell division protein FtsZ, with protein sequence MENTISKGANIKVIGVGGGGGNAVNRMIESGIEGISFLVVNTDLQALSMSKAPVKIQIGSKRTRGLGAGADPQVGRDAALEDTEKIIDALEGADMVFITAGMGGGTGTGAAPIVAGLASELEILTVAVVTKPFGFEGRRRMQNAEKGIRELHECVDTIITIPNDRLLTTVDRNTSLADSFRMADDVLRQAVQGISDLITVPGMINLDFADVRTIMRGSGIALMGTGQASGENRAIQATNAAIASPLLEEASIEGAHGVLVNITGGSNLTLHEVNEATSIIQKAAHPEANIIFGAVIDERMQDAMKITVIATGFDQAAQAANEPTASTVVASNVVSVPSFGRVAPGSKPTAPAAEADLDAPTFLRRKSE encoded by the coding sequence GTGGAAAATACCATCTCAAAAGGCGCAAACATCAAGGTCATTGGTGTTGGAGGGGGCGGCGGGAATGCCGTCAACCGGATGATTGAGTCCGGTATTGAAGGGATTTCCTTTTTGGTGGTCAATACCGATCTGCAAGCCCTCAGCATGTCGAAAGCCCCGGTCAAGATTCAGATTGGCAGCAAGCGGACACGTGGACTGGGTGCCGGAGCTGACCCACAGGTGGGACGGGATGCCGCGCTTGAAGATACGGAAAAAATCATTGATGCACTCGAAGGTGCGGATATGGTGTTCATCACGGCCGGCATGGGCGGCGGCACGGGCACCGGCGCCGCGCCCATTGTGGCCGGACTGGCCAGCGAACTGGAGATTCTGACCGTGGCCGTCGTCACCAAGCCCTTCGGGTTTGAAGGCCGCCGCCGGATGCAGAACGCCGAAAAAGGCATCCGCGAACTCCACGAGTGTGTGGACACCATCATCACCATTCCCAATGACCGCCTGTTGACGACCGTTGATCGCAATACTTCCCTGGCGGATTCCTTCCGCATGGCGGATGACGTGCTGCGGCAGGCCGTGCAGGGTATTTCTGACCTCATCACGGTGCCGGGCATGATTAACCTCGACTTTGCCGATGTACGCACCATCATGCGCGGCTCCGGCATTGCCCTGATGGGCACGGGACAGGCCTCCGGCGAAAATCGTGCCATCCAGGCTACCAACGCTGCTATTGCCAGCCCGTTGCTCGAAGAAGCCTCCATCGAAGGCGCCCATGGCGTACTCGTCAATATCACCGGCGGCAGCAACCTCACTCTTCACGAAGTCAATGAAGCCACCTCCATCATCCAGAAAGCGGCGCACCCGGAAGCCAACATCATCTTTGGCGCGGTCATTGACGAACGAATGCAGGATGCAATGAAGATTACGGTCATTGCGACCGGCTTCGACCAGGCCGCCCAGGCAGCCAACGAGCCAACGGCGTCAACCGTGGTGGCCAGTAACGTGGTTTCGGTGCCTTCGTTTGGGCGTGTGGCGCCCGGCTCCAAACCAACCGCACCCGCTGCCGAAGCGGACCTTGACGCACCAACCTTTTTGCGCCGGAAATCCGAATAG